GATCAACTGGGTGTCGAGGTAGGAGAAGTTGCGGAACTGCAGCAGCGGGTCGTTGGTGAAGTCGATCCCCGGCACCACATTGGCCGGGCAGAAGGCCACCTGCTCGGTTTCGGCGAAGAAGTTGTCCGGATTGCGGTTGAGCACCATCTTGCCGACCGGTTGTACCGGGACCTGTTCCTCGGGAATGATTTTCGTGGCGTCCAGCAGGTCGAAATCGAAGTTGAACTCCTCGCTCTCGGGGATCAACTGGACGCCGAGTTCCCACTCCGGGTACTGGCCGGACTCGATGGCATCCCACAGGTCGCGGCGGTTGAAGTCGGGGTCTTTTCCTGCCACCTTCTGGCATTCGTCCCAGATCAGGGAGTGCACCCCGAGCGTCGGGGTCCAGTGGAATTTCACGAAGGTGCCCTGCCCGTCGGCGTTGACGAACCGGAATGTGTTCACCCCGAAGCCCTGCATCATCCGGTAGCTGCGCGGAAGTGCCCGGTCTGACATCAACCACATGATGGCGTGCAGGGTCTCGGGCTGCAGCGCCACGAAGTCCCACAGTGTGTCGTGTGCGGACTGCGCCTGCGGGATCTCATTGTCGGGTTCGGGTTTCACCGCGTGGACGAAGTCGGGGAATTTGATGGCGTCCTGGATGAAGAACACCGGGAAGTTGTTGCCCACCAAGTCGTAGTTGCCCTGCTCGGTGTAGAACTTGGTGGCGAAACCGCGGACGTCACGGACGGTGTCGGCCGATCCGCGGAATCCAGCCACCGTGGAGAACCGGACGAACACCGGGGTCCGTTTACCGGCGGTGGTCAGGAATTTGGCTGCGGTGTAGGGCGCCAGCCAGTCGTCATAGGTTTCGAAGTGCCCGTAGGCGCCGGAGCCGCGGGCGTGCACCACGCGTTCCGGGATGCGTTCATGGTCGAAGTGGGTGATCTTCTCGCGGGCGTGAAAATCGTCGAGCAGGGTCGGTCCCCGCTCACCCGCGCTCAAGGCATCGTCGGTGTGCTCGACACGCACCCCCTGCTGGGTGGTCAGGTGGCCGGACTGCCGGTCGACCCGGTAGTTGTCGAGCTGCTGCTGCTTGTCGTCCACGCACGTCTCCTTCCGGGTAACCCCCTGGACACCCGGGTACCCAGACGCCACCGCCACAAACGACGCCGCAGAAGCGGCCGTCAACGTCGGCAGCCCGGGCCACCCGGGCCACCCGGGCGAGGCACGGCTCAGTTACCGAAGGTGGGCGCCGCGATCGCCGGCCGGTCCGGGGCCGCGGGCGCCGGGACACCGTTGAGGCGGGCGACGGCGAAGTCTGCACCCTGGTTGATCACCGCGGAGTTGTTGGCGTAGCTGTTGTGCGCGGCCATGTCCAGACCGAGCGAGCACACCGCGTCTTCGGGCACGCAGAGTTTCAGGGTCTTGTC
This sequence is a window from Mycolicibacillus parakoreensis. Protein-coding genes within it:
- a CDS encoding catalase, translated to MDDKQQQLDNYRVDRQSGHLTTQQGVRVEHTDDALSAGERGPTLLDDFHAREKITHFDHERIPERVVHARGSGAYGHFETYDDWLAPYTAAKFLTTAGKRTPVFVRFSTVAGFRGSADTVRDVRGFATKFYTEQGNYDLVGNNFPVFFIQDAIKFPDFVHAVKPEPDNEIPQAQSAHDTLWDFVALQPETLHAIMWLMSDRALPRSYRMMQGFGVNTFRFVNADGQGTFVKFHWTPTLGVHSLIWDECQKVAGKDPDFNRRDLWDAIESGQYPEWELGVQLIPESEEFNFDFDLLDATKIIPEEQVPVQPVGKMVLNRNPDNFFAETEQVAFCPANVVPGIDFTNDPLLQFRNFSYLDTQLIRLGGPNFAQLPINRPVAEVRTNQHDGYGQLAIPVGRSSYHKNSIGGGCPALAGDTDPDVFRHYTQKVQGPAVRRRAESFQDHYSQARMFWKSMTPVEANHIVAAYGFELGKVTSGEIRARVVDHLTHVDHNLATQVAALLGLTEPEEQPVADTVAASPSLSQIGTGDGGIESRKIALLAADGVDVEGTRSFIEAMRDRGAVAEVLAPIAGGALAGGSGGELPVDRAINTVASVLYDAVVVPCGPDSVATLAGDGYAVHFLTEAYKHLKAVGAFGVGLELLRDAGVGGHLADDTDVVEERGVVTTTAAAGDLGEPFFAAFATVLAKHRVWERQTDAVPA